One Leptolyngbya sp. 'hensonii' genomic region harbors:
- a CDS encoding methyltransferase, TIGR04325 family encodes MQAQRSTTRSKKKAKNWKKGLRDLFINIPIVGDAYLHYWVFPRSCASCRGVFRSFSQAMGAIPQRTASSYNLPEFYGEYHQQTPISAEEVARIHKFQPIDYPVLVWLREAFSKSSSLFDLGGNTGYSYYAYRTYIPYPTDLTWKVCDLPEAVRAGNEVLQHVTSPGLSYTTQASDAEGSDIYLTCGALQYIEPSLAELLGQLTAKPHHLIIHHVPFYDGPEYITLQSLLESYVPYKIQNQEQFIASLTALGYELVDSWEIDRTCRIPFHPERFVEAYYGFYLRLREAGPEMDAPTLATAAA; translated from the coding sequence ATGCAAGCACAACGATCGACAACCCGGAGCAAGAAGAAAGCTAAAAACTGGAAAAAGGGCTTGCGCGATCTATTCATTAATATTCCGATCGTGGGAGACGCTTACCTGCACTACTGGGTGTTCCCCAGAAGTTGTGCCAGTTGTCGGGGGGTGTTTCGCTCCTTCAGTCAGGCGATGGGGGCAATTCCGCAGCGGACGGCCAGTAGTTATAACTTGCCTGAGTTCTATGGTGAGTACCATCAGCAAACCCCGATCAGTGCTGAGGAAGTAGCTCGAATTCATAAGTTTCAGCCGATCGACTATCCTGTGTTGGTCTGGTTGCGGGAAGCTTTCTCCAAGAGTTCCAGCCTGTTTGACTTGGGGGGGAATACTGGCTACAGCTACTATGCCTACCGAACCTATATTCCCTACCCAACCGATTTAACCTGGAAGGTCTGTGACCTGCCAGAAGCGGTTCGGGCTGGGAATGAAGTTCTGCAGCATGTGACCAGTCCGGGGCTGTCTTATACGACCCAGGCTAGCGACGCAGAGGGGTCGGATATTTACCTGACCTGTGGGGCACTGCAATATATCGAACCCTCCCTGGCCGAATTGCTGGGACAACTGACCGCCAAACCCCATCATCTGATTATTCATCATGTGCCCTTCTATGACGGTCCGGAATATATCACTCTGCAGAGCCTGCTTGAGTCTTACGTTCCTTACAAGATCCAAAACCAGGAGCAATTCATTGCTTCCCTGACTGCCCTGGGTTACGAACTGGTGGATAGCTGGGAAATCGATCGAACCTGCCGCATTCCCTTCCATCCAGAACGCTTTGTCGAAGCCTACTACGGCTTCTATCTGCGGTTACGGGAAGCTGGACCAGAGATGGATGCACCAACTTTGGCGACAGCCGCTGCCTGA
- a CDS encoding non-ribosomal peptide synthetase translates to MSALPLDQPATFTAVDFDPFAGGDILLTAPATEPQKEIWASVRLGEDANCAYNESVSLRLRGPLDVTLLQQAVQQLVLRHEALRTTISPDGNNLCIHDTLDIPVVESDLSALSSAEQDSKMKSLLRQAVTTPFDLEHGPLFRAQVLQLQAQDYWVILTAHHIICDGWSWGVLIPDLGRLYSALTTGEAADLEDPDRLSEYALQLQAEAGSEEALATEAYWLRQFAGAVPVLDLPTDRPRPSFRTFVADRRDYTLDGTLMTSLKQLGTQLGCSFMSTILASFEVFLHRLTGQEDCVVGVPAAGQAGSGQYSLVGHCVNLLPIRSQIDGHQSFSDYLKRRKPDILDAYDNQQFTFGSLLQKLTLPRDPSRIPLVSVIFNLDQGLEGDRLPFAGLQAEVFSNPRAYENFELYVNVTEFKHKLVLEWQYNTNLFDEATIDRHAQEFETLLRSIVAHPDQQIGCLPLLPAPEQDLLAQWQQTETPYPNHLSIHQLVEAQAERTPAAVAAIFDHQQLTYQELNQRANHLAHHLRSLGVGPNVLVGICLERSLELVVGLLGILKAGGAYVPLDPTYPQERLALMLEDSQAPVLLTQQGLLTSLPPTQAQVLCLDTQWETIAQQSPANPTSQTQPEHLAYVIYTSGSTGKPKGVSLNHRLLVNLLHWQLQQSALSVGAKTVQFTPVSFDVSFQEIFSTWSAGGTLVLISEDTRKDAVELLRFLNEQEIERLFLPFIGLQHLAEVADSRGIAPASLREVITAGEQLQITRSIANWFSQLPDCTLYNHYGPSETHVVTSFTLPSHPKTWMPLPPIGRPIANTQVYLLNPQLQLVPIGVAGELCVAVDDAIRGYIHRPELTAEKFIPHPFSQQPGARLYKTGDLARYLPDGNIEFLGRIDNQVKVRGFRIELGELEAALSQHPAVRDAVAAIREDVPGDKRLVAYAVLNPTQEVPSSELRSFLKQKLPEYMLPTAFVLLEKMPLTPSGKVDRRSLPAPDTLRADLAASYVAPRNPVEEQTATVWAQILKLERVGIHDNFFELGGYSLLGTQVLARLRQLFSVDLPLRALFEAPTVAELADRVETLRWVTQSAPPPSDSAASNYDEGEL, encoded by the coding sequence ATGAGTGCTTTGCCGTTAGATCAACCTGCTACTTTTACAGCTGTTGATTTTGACCCTTTTGCCGGAGGAGATATTCTACTGACAGCTCCTGCTACTGAGCCCCAGAAAGAAATTTGGGCATCGGTGCGCTTAGGGGAGGATGCCAATTGTGCATACAACGAGTCTGTCTCTCTCCGTTTGCGGGGGCCACTGGATGTAACGCTGCTGCAACAGGCTGTGCAGCAACTCGTCCTGCGCCATGAAGCACTCCGGACCACGATCAGTCCTGATGGGAATAACCTCTGTATCCATGACACCCTGGATATTCCGGTGGTTGAGTCTGATCTGTCGGCCCTGTCCTCGGCAGAACAGGACAGCAAAATGAAGAGCCTGTTACGGCAGGCGGTTACCACACCCTTTGATCTGGAGCATGGCCCCCTGTTTCGAGCTCAGGTTTTGCAGTTACAGGCTCAGGATTATTGGGTGATCCTCACAGCCCACCACATTATCTGTGATGGTTGGTCCTGGGGGGTTTTGATTCCCGATCTGGGTCGCCTCTACAGCGCCTTAACCACTGGGGAAGCCGCTGACCTGGAGGATCCCGATCGGCTGAGTGAGTATGCCCTGCAGTTACAGGCAGAGGCTGGCAGTGAGGAGGCCCTGGCCACAGAAGCTTACTGGCTGCGGCAGTTTGCTGGCGCAGTGCCCGTGTTGGATCTGCCTACCGATCGGCCCCGCCCCTCTTTCCGGACCTTTGTTGCCGATCGGCGAGACTATACCCTGGATGGGACCCTGATGACCAGCCTGAAGCAATTAGGGACCCAACTGGGATGTAGCTTCATGTCAACCATCCTGGCTAGTTTCGAGGTCTTTCTCCATCGCCTGACGGGTCAGGAGGATTGTGTGGTGGGTGTCCCTGCAGCGGGACAGGCTGGCAGCGGTCAATACAGTCTGGTGGGGCATTGTGTCAACCTCCTCCCCATCCGCAGCCAGATCGATGGCCATCAATCCTTCAGCGATTATCTGAAGCGTCGCAAGCCAGATATTCTGGACGCTTACGATAACCAGCAATTCACCTTCGGCAGTCTGCTGCAGAAACTTACCCTCCCCCGTGATCCCAGCCGCATTCCCCTGGTATCGGTCATTTTCAACCTGGATCAGGGGCTGGAGGGCGATCGCCTGCCCTTCGCCGGTCTCCAGGCTGAGGTTTTCTCGAATCCACGGGCCTATGAAAACTTTGAATTGTATGTGAATGTCACAGAATTCAAACATAAACTGGTGCTGGAGTGGCAGTACAACACCAATCTGTTTGATGAGGCGACCATCGATCGCCATGCCCAGGAATTTGAAACCCTGTTGCGCAGTATTGTGGCTCACCCGGATCAGCAGATTGGCTGTCTGCCCCTGCTGCCTGCTCCAGAACAAGATCTCCTGGCCCAGTGGCAGCAAACGGAAACCCCCTATCCCAATCACCTCAGTATTCATCAACTCGTTGAAGCCCAGGCAGAGCGAACACCTGCTGCTGTCGCTGCGATCTTTGATCATCAGCAACTTACCTACCAAGAGCTGAACCAGCGGGCCAACCATCTGGCTCACCACCTCCGCAGTCTGGGGGTTGGCCCCAATGTGCTGGTTGGGATTTGTCTGGAGCGATCGCTCGAACTGGTTGTGGGGCTGCTGGGGATTTTGAAGGCGGGGGGAGCCTACGTCCCCCTAGACCCGACCTATCCCCAGGAACGGCTAGCCCTGATGCTGGAAGACTCCCAGGCTCCGGTCCTGTTGACCCAGCAAGGTCTGCTGACCTCCCTCCCCCCTACCCAGGCTCAGGTGCTCTGTCTGGATACTCAGTGGGAGACGATCGCCCAGCAGAGTCCGGCTAATCCCACCTCCCAGACCCAGCCAGAGCATCTGGCCTATGTCATCTACACATCCGGGTCAACGGGCAAACCGAAGGGGGTTTCCCTGAATCACCGGCTTCTGGTCAATCTGCTGCACTGGCAGTTGCAACAATCTGCCCTGTCTGTGGGGGCCAAGACTGTACAATTTACCCCCGTCAGTTTTGATGTGTCTTTCCAGGAAATCTTCTCCACCTGGTCCGCTGGGGGGACTTTGGTGCTGATTTCAGAGGATACCCGCAAGGATGCGGTTGAGTTGCTGCGCTTCCTGAATGAGCAGGAGATCGAACGGTTGTTCCTGCCGTTTATCGGGTTGCAGCACCTGGCCGAAGTTGCAGATAGCCGGGGGATTGCCCCCGCCAGCCTGCGGGAAGTGATCACGGCAGGGGAGCAATTGCAGATCACCCGCTCGATCGCCAACTGGTTCAGTCAATTGCCGGACTGCACCCTATACAACCACTATGGTCCCTCTGAGACCCATGTGGTCACCTCCTTTACCCTGCCGAGTCATCCCAAGACCTGGATGCCCCTGCCCCCGATCGGACGCCCGATCGCCAACACCCAGGTTTACCTGCTGAATCCCCAACTGCAGCTCGTGCCCATTGGGGTGGCGGGGGAACTGTGCGTGGCCGTGGATGATGCCATCCGAGGCTATATTCATCGGCCCGAACTTACGGCTGAAAAGTTCATTCCCCATCCCTTCAGCCAGCAGCCCGGTGCCCGCCTCTACAAGACGGGAGACTTGGCCCGCTATCTACCCGATGGCAACATTGAGTTCCTGGGCCGGATTGACAACCAGGTTAAGGTGCGGGGGTTCCGGATTGAATTAGGGGAGCTGGAAGCTGCCCTGAGTCAACATCCTGCTGTGCGGGATGCGGTGGCTGCTATCCGGGAAGATGTGCCAGGGGATAAGCGTCTGGTCGCTTATGCGGTTTTGAATCCGACCCAGGAGGTTCCCAGCAGTGAACTGCGCAGTTTCCTGAAGCAGAAGCTACCGGAATATATGCTGCCTACGGCATTCGTGCTGCTGGAAAAGATGCCCCTGACCCCCAGCGGCAAGGTGGATCGACGATCGCTCCCCGCCCCCGATACCCTGCGGGCTGATCTGGCAGCCAGTTATGTGGCTCCCCGCAATCCGGTCGAGGAGCAAACGGCAACAGTTTGGGCTCAGATCCTTAAACTGGAACGGGTCGGGATTCATGATAATTTCTTTGAGTTGGGTGGATATTCCCTGCTGGGAACCCAGGTGCTGGCCCGGTTGCGTCAGCTCTTCTCTGTGGATCTACCCCTGCGAGCGCTGTTTGAGGCTCCCACCGTGGCTGAATTGGCCGATCGGGTGGAAACCCTGCGCTGGGTGACTCAAAGCGCCCCACCGCCCTCCGATAGCGCCGCCAGTAACTATGATGAGGGAGAGTTATGA
- a CDS encoding alpha/beta fold hydrolase encodes MKTLDQFLSELRQLDIKLWLEGDRLRYRAPEGTMTPELLTELKARKTDILNFLQQLNTASQAQRPPLVPLARQGTAPLSFAQKRFWLLHQFEPESSANNMPVVLRLTGQVDVPVLERSLSEMVRRHEILRTTFPLVEGEPLQAIAPPMPVTVPIDDLRSWPAEERDQEAHRRATALARQPFDLHNGPMLHVKLFRLTDTDSLFIWCLHCITGDGASSDVFYQELTSLYAAFLAGEPSPLPELPIQYGDFAQWQREWLQGEVLEAQLAYWKKQLSGNLAAIQLPTDYPRPPLQTYRGDRCPRMFSLDLHGKLLALSQQLGSTLFMTLLATFETLLYRYSGQEDILISFTNAGRNQMETEKLIGFFSGTLLLRTSFAGNPTFRDLLSHVKDEALEAYAHQDLPFEKLVEELRPEQNQSRSPLFQIKFALNPPWTNGRGMSSIHLPDLQIDSLFGYIYHGKTKFDLILVMREQVQGLGAVFDYNADLFAPSTASRMMDHFQSLLEGIVANPDQRVLDLPLLTPAEQQQQQVDWNQTQSPEPVDRALPAYIAAQVEATPEAIALVTDTRQFTYQELEQRANQLTRELLELGLQPGGTVGVWLDPSPEAVIALLGILQAGGVYVPLPSSGAPELLRRILDHAGATIVLTRTGWETRLSTSGVKVLGLDATPPSLPIQAIDFPTLGPEQPACLLYPTDSADFTPGVIFTHRNLVRLTQGIQSLHLTAEDTLLHHSSLTSLMAGFEIWTGLLRGATLAIVPPETPAAHLGQWIQHYQATTVWLPARVFHRLVDTQMGQLQSLRHILTGGDILSVPQVQKVLRELPACKLIHTYATIGNAGFTCSYPITALEDISTAIPIGRPAANTQIYVLSSQQQLVPLGVPGELYVSGEGVAQGYHNCPDRTAAQFIPHPFSSIPGDRLYRTGTLVRYLRDGNVERIGDLDQQVIIRDWRIEFGRIETILSQHPEVQEGMVLADGRLPQEDSLVAYVVLNPGSTATISEVRGYLKQKLPLLMVPSRVVFLDALPLTSEGRVDRTCLPDASQAVEIQPAKTITPSRDELEQQLTQIWEQLFGMQPISVTDNFFDLGGDSLLAVRLFAQIEATCGKKLPLSVLLNAPTIEQLAHLLRQDSQASVWSPLVQIQAGSENRPPLFCMHGGGFNVLIYRKLALNLDPDQPVYGLQARGLAGDPTPLRERLEEIAADYVREIRTIQPHGPYYLSGLSNGGNIALEMAQQLQAQGEQVALLALFDSYGPNGIHLLPAFPRLLSSLVYAVRYSFPRWLEKRPFSDPGALWQKMQRSNGSRPTPAQATAESAPEAKPVSRPAARSFSLKQGMNRVSQYILEHSPWAFYSPSAQLRDMEDTVSSNLKQLEVSYSRIHKAYSPKPYSGQITLFRSQEVPPGYRREPLQGWSDIAQGGLEIHTIPGHHTSIMESREMAQIIRAEMDKTMPSAPTVPK; translated from the coding sequence ATGAAAACCCTGGATCAATTCCTATCTGAACTGCGCCAGCTTGATATCAAGCTCTGGCTAGAGGGAGATCGGCTCCGCTATCGGGCTCCGGAAGGGACGATGACACCAGAGTTGCTGACGGAGTTAAAAGCTCGCAAGACAGATATCCTGAACTTTTTGCAACAGCTCAATACAGCCTCCCAGGCCCAGCGGCCCCCCTTGGTTCCCTTAGCCCGCCAGGGCACAGCTCCCCTCTCCTTTGCCCAGAAGCGGTTCTGGCTGCTGCATCAGTTCGAACCCGAGAGTTCAGCGAATAACATGCCCGTCGTTTTGCGGCTGACAGGACAGGTGGATGTGCCTGTGCTGGAGCGCAGCCTCAGCGAGATGGTGCGTCGCCATGAGATCCTCCGGACCACCTTCCCCCTGGTCGAAGGGGAGCCCCTGCAGGCGATCGCGCCCCCCATGCCCGTGACGGTGCCGATCGATGACCTGCGATCGTGGCCAGCAGAGGAGCGGGATCAGGAGGCCCATCGGCGGGCCACAGCCCTGGCCCGACAGCCCTTCGATCTGCACAATGGGCCCATGTTGCATGTCAAGCTGTTCCGGCTGACGGATACCGACTCCCTGTTCATCTGGTGTCTGCACTGTATTACGGGAGATGGGGCCTCCTCGGATGTCTTCTACCAGGAGCTGACCAGCCTTTATGCCGCTTTTCTGGCGGGCGAACCCTCTCCGTTACCAGAGTTGCCCATCCAGTATGGGGATTTTGCCCAATGGCAGCGGGAATGGTTGCAGGGAGAGGTGCTGGAAGCGCAACTGGCCTACTGGAAAAAGCAGTTGAGTGGGAATCTGGCTGCGATCCAGCTCCCCACAGATTATCCCCGGCCTCCGCTCCAGACCTATCGGGGCGATCGTTGCCCCCGCATGTTCTCCCTTGATTTGCATGGCAAGCTGTTAGCCCTGAGTCAGCAACTGGGCAGCACCCTGTTCATGACCCTGCTGGCCACTTTTGAAACCCTGCTCTATCGCTACTCCGGCCAGGAAGACATTCTGATCAGCTTTACAAATGCTGGCCGTAACCAGATGGAAACCGAGAAGCTGATCGGATTCTTTTCGGGCACCTTGCTGTTGCGGACCAGCTTTGCTGGGAATCCCACCTTCCGAGACTTGCTCAGCCACGTTAAAGATGAAGCCCTGGAAGCTTATGCCCATCAGGATTTACCCTTTGAGAAACTGGTGGAGGAATTGCGCCCGGAGCAAAACCAGAGTCGATCGCCCCTGTTTCAAATTAAATTCGCCCTGAATCCACCCTGGACCAATGGCCGGGGCATGTCTTCCATCCATCTTCCTGACCTGCAGATCGACTCGTTATTTGGCTATATTTACCACGGTAAAACCAAGTTTGATCTGATTCTGGTCATGCGGGAGCAGGTTCAGGGTCTGGGTGCTGTCTTTGATTACAATGCCGACCTGTTCGCTCCCAGCACCGCCTCTCGTATGATGGACCATTTCCAGAGCTTGCTGGAAGGGATTGTCGCCAACCCTGATCAGCGAGTCCTGGATCTGCCCCTCCTCACCCCTGCCGAGCAACAACAACAGCAGGTGGACTGGAATCAGACCCAATCCCCTGAGCCGGTCGATCGGGCCTTGCCTGCCTACATTGCGGCCCAGGTGGAGGCCACGCCTGAGGCCATCGCCCTGGTGACAGATACCCGGCAATTCACCTATCAGGAACTGGAGCAGCGGGCTAACCAACTAACCCGGGAGCTTCTGGAGCTGGGTTTGCAACCCGGCGGCACGGTGGGGGTATGGCTGGACCCTTCCCCTGAAGCAGTGATTGCCCTACTGGGCATCCTGCAGGCTGGGGGGGTGTATGTACCCCTCCCCTCGTCCGGTGCCCCAGAGCTGTTACGCCGGATTCTGGATCATGCCGGAGCCACGATCGTACTGACTCGAACTGGTTGGGAAACCAGGTTGAGTACCTCTGGGGTTAAAGTCCTTGGGCTGGATGCCACCCCACCCAGCCTCCCCATTCAGGCTATTGACTTCCCGACCCTAGGCCCTGAGCAGCCTGCCTGTCTGCTTTACCCCACCGACTCGGCTGACTTCACTCCGGGGGTCATCTTTACCCATCGGAATCTGGTGCGTCTGACTCAGGGGATTCAATCCCTCCACCTAACGGCAGAGGATACTCTCCTGCACCACAGTTCCCTGACCTCCTTGATGGCAGGGTTTGAAATCTGGACCGGGCTGCTCCGGGGAGCTACTTTGGCGATCGTCCCACCGGAGACCCCCGCCGCACATCTGGGGCAATGGATTCAGCATTACCAGGCCACGACGGTATGGTTGCCTGCCCGCGTTTTCCACCGCCTGGTGGATACCCAGATGGGACAGTTGCAGTCCTTGCGCCACATCCTCACTGGTGGCGACATCCTTTCCGTGCCCCAGGTGCAGAAGGTGCTGCGAGAACTGCCTGCCTGCAAGCTGATCCACACCTACGCCACGATCGGGAATGCCGGGTTTACCTGCTCCTACCCAATTACAGCCCTGGAGGATATCAGTACTGCCATCCCCATCGGTCGGCCTGCGGCCAATACCCAGATTTACGTTCTCAGCAGCCAGCAACAACTGGTGCCCCTGGGGGTGCCTGGTGAATTGTATGTCAGTGGAGAAGGGGTGGCCCAGGGCTATCACAATTGCCCCGATCGCACGGCTGCGCAATTTATTCCCCATCCGTTTAGCTCTATCCCCGGAGATCGTCTGTACAGGACTGGCACCCTCGTCCGCTATTTGCGAGACGGGAATGTGGAGCGAATTGGCGATCTGGATCAACAGGTCATCATTCGAGATTGGCGCATTGAGTTTGGCCGGATTGAAACCATTCTCAGCCAGCACCCTGAGGTGCAGGAAGGGATGGTCCTGGCCGATGGCCGCCTACCCCAGGAGGATAGCCTGGTGGCCTATGTGGTGTTGAATCCAGGGTCCACCGCCACGATCTCAGAGGTGCGGGGCTACCTGAAGCAGAAACTGCCCCTTTTGATGGTGCCCTCTAGGGTGGTCTTCCTGGATGCCCTGCCTCTGACCTCAGAGGGCAGGGTCGATCGGACCTGTTTACCTGACGCCAGTCAGGCGGTGGAAATCCAACCTGCGAAGACCATCACCCCATCCCGGGATGAACTGGAGCAACAGTTGACTCAAATTTGGGAACAGCTCTTTGGGATGCAGCCCATCAGTGTTACGGATAATTTCTTTGATCTGGGAGGGGATTCTCTGCTGGCCGTGCGCCTGTTTGCCCAGATTGAAGCCACCTGCGGGAAGAAGCTGCCGTTGTCGGTTCTGCTGAATGCGCCCACGATCGAGCAACTGGCCCATTTACTTCGTCAAGACAGCCAGGCCAGTGTCTGGTCTCCTCTGGTCCAGATCCAGGCCGGGAGCGAGAACAGACCTCCCCTGTTCTGTATGCATGGGGGTGGCTTCAACGTCTTAATTTATCGCAAGCTGGCCCTCAATTTAGACCCTGATCAGCCAGTCTACGGCTTACAGGCCAGAGGACTGGCAGGGGATCCCACCCCCCTGCGGGAACGTCTGGAAGAAATCGCCGCCGACTATGTCCGGGAAATTCGCACGATTCAACCCCATGGCCCCTATTATCTGTCTGGCCTGTCCAATGGCGGCAACATCGCCCTAGAGATGGCCCAGCAACTCCAGGCCCAGGGAGAGCAGGTTGCGCTTCTGGCCCTGTTTGATAGCTATGGTCCTAATGGGATTCATTTGCTGCCTGCCTTCCCCCGGCTCCTGTCCTCTCTGGTTTATGCCGTCCGGTACAGCTTTCCCCGCTGGCTGGAGAAGCGTCCCTTCTCCGACCCTGGTGCGCTCTGGCAGAAGATGCAACGATCAAACGGGTCCAGACCGACCCCTGCCCAGGCCACAGCCGAATCTGCCCCGGAGGCAAAGCCAGTTTCCCGACCTGCGGCCCGATCGTTCTCCCTGAAGCAGGGCATGAACCGTGTCAGCCAGTATATTCTAGAACATTCTCCCTGGGCCTTTTACAGTCCCTCGGCTCAACTGCGAGATATGGAGGATACGGTCTCCAGCAACCTGAAGCAGTTGGAAGTGTCCTACAGTCGAATTCATAAAGCCTATTCTCCGAAACCCTACTCAGGTCAGATCACCCTGTTCCGATCGCAGGAAGTTCCCCCTGGCTACAGGCGAGAACCTTTGCAGGGCTGGAGTGATATTGCCCAGGGAGGTCTGGAGATTCATACCATTCCAGGCCATCACACCTCGATTATGGAGTCCAGGGAGATGGCGCAAATTATCAGAGCTGAGATGGACAAAACCATGCCATCTGCGCCCACAGTCCCGAAGTAA